From the Pseudomonas putida genome, one window contains:
- a CDS encoding gamma carbonic anhydrase family protein has product MAIRSFQQHTPKVGLRAFVDRSAVVLGDVEIGEDSSVWPLTVIRGDMHRIRIGARTSVQDGSVLHITHAGPFNPDGYPLIIGDEVTIGHKVMLHGCTLGNRILVGMGSTIMDGAIVEDEVIIGAGSLVPPGKRLVSGYLYMGSPVKQVRLLNDQEHAFFPYSAGNYVKLKDQHLAEGYDQPE; this is encoded by the coding sequence ATGGCCATCCGCAGCTTCCAGCAACACACTCCGAAAGTGGGACTCAGGGCGTTTGTCGACCGTTCGGCGGTGGTCCTGGGCGACGTGGAGATCGGCGAGGACAGCTCTGTCTGGCCGCTGACGGTGATTCGCGGCGACATGCACCGCATCCGTATCGGCGCCCGCACCAGCGTGCAGGACGGTAGCGTGCTGCACATTACCCACGCAGGCCCCTTCAACCCCGACGGTTATCCGCTGATCATCGGTGACGAGGTGACCATCGGCCACAAGGTCATGCTGCATGGCTGCACCCTGGGCAACCGCATCCTGGTCGGCATGGGCAGCACCATCATGGATGGCGCCATCGTAGAAGACGAAGTGATCATCGGTGCCGGCAGCCTGGTGCCGCCCGGCAAGCGCCTGGTCAGTGGCTACCTGTACATGGGCAGCCCGGTGAAACAGGTCAGGCTGCTCAACGACCAGGAACATGCCTTCTTCCCTTACAGCGCCGGCAACTACGTCAAGCTCAAGGACCAGCACCTGGCCGAAGGCTACGACCAACCGGAATGA
- a CDS encoding HAD family hydrolase produces MHQQNILFDLDGTLTDPRLGITRSIQYALAKLGIDEPDLTRLEHFIGPPLLQAFMQFYSFDEAKAWEAVNFYRERFRVTGLYENLVFEGVPELLEALNGQGRTLYIATSKPWEFAREIARHFAFDHHFKVIYGSELDGTRTNKVELIRHLLDEEGLDPAQTLMIGDRKHDLIGARNNGLQAVAVGYGFGSREELVAEAPAFHFATVAELHQAFSKV; encoded by the coding sequence ATGCACCAGCAGAACATCCTATTCGACCTCGACGGTACCTTGACCGACCCGCGCCTGGGCATCACCCGCTCGATCCAGTACGCCCTGGCCAAGCTGGGCATCGACGAGCCCGACCTGACCCGCCTCGAACACTTCATCGGCCCACCGCTGCTGCAGGCCTTCATGCAGTTCTACAGCTTCGATGAAGCCAAGGCGTGGGAAGCGGTGAACTTCTACCGGGAACGCTTCCGTGTCACTGGCTTGTACGAGAACCTGGTGTTCGAAGGCGTGCCTGAGCTGCTCGAAGCTCTGAATGGCCAAGGCCGGACGCTGTACATCGCCACGTCCAAACCGTGGGAGTTCGCCCGGGAAATTGCCCGGCACTTTGCGTTCGATCACCACTTCAAGGTGATCTACGGCAGCGAGCTGGACGGTACGCGGACCAACAAGGTCGAACTGATCCGTCATCTGCTGGATGAGGAAGGGCTGGATCCAGCGCAGACGCTGATGATCGGCGACCGCAAGCATGACCTGATCGGGGCTCGCAACAATGGGTTGCAGGCGGTGGCGGTGGGATATGGGTTTGGTAGCCGGGAAGAGCTGGTGGCCGAGGCGCCGGCCTTCCATTTCGCTACTGTGGCCGAGTTGCATCAAGCCTTCAGCAAGGTTTGA
- a CDS encoding aminopeptidase, whose product MDLFVLFKRSGPGPLDCVFRRLVPLLAAFLLNGCSTVGYYGQLAEGQWQLLRARQPVERVIADPASSPRLRARLEHAEAARVFASEQLKLPDNRSYRLYADLQRPYVVWNVFATPELSLQPVTHCFPIAGCVAYRGYYRQGAARGEAALMRQQGLDVYVSGVEAYSTLGWFDDPILSSMVGWGDERLATLIFHELAHQRFYVQDDTEFNESFATFVEQEGTRQWRAARGLGATGKDQSQQRDQFTRLVLASRERLQAIYAGPLDDAHKRAAKQAEFERLRSEYKQVRDSQWNGDKRYDAWIYAPLSNAKLLPFGLYDQWVPAFAALFREMGGDWGRFYKRVEQLGRLPAVERKAVLQRLM is encoded by the coding sequence ATGGATCTCTTTGTTCTTTTCAAGCGCTCAGGCCCTGGGCCACTCGACTGCGTTTTCAGGCGTTTGGTTCCCCTGCTGGCTGCCTTTCTGCTGAACGGTTGCAGCACCGTGGGCTATTACGGCCAGTTGGCCGAGGGGCAATGGCAGCTGTTGCGGGCGCGCCAGCCGGTAGAGAGAGTGATCGCCGACCCGGCCAGCAGCCCGCGCCTGCGCGCTCGTCTTGAACATGCCGAAGCGGCGCGGGTGTTTGCCAGCGAACAGCTCAAGCTGCCGGACAACCGAAGCTATCGGCTCTACGCCGATCTGCAGCGTCCCTACGTGGTGTGGAACGTGTTCGCCACACCTGAACTGTCGTTGCAACCGGTGACGCACTGCTTCCCCATTGCCGGCTGCGTCGCCTACCGCGGCTATTATCGCCAGGGCGCTGCGCGTGGCGAGGCGGCGTTGATGCGTCAGCAAGGCCTGGATGTGTACGTGAGTGGCGTCGAAGCGTACTCGACGCTGGGCTGGTTCGATGACCCGATTCTGTCTTCCATGGTCGGTTGGGGGGATGAGCGGCTGGCCACGCTGATCTTCCATGAGCTGGCTCATCAGCGCTTTTATGTGCAGGACGACACCGAGTTCAACGAGTCGTTTGCCACCTTCGTCGAGCAGGAAGGCACGCGGCAATGGCGCGCCGCCCGTGGGCTTGGGGCGACTGGGAAGGATCAGTCGCAGCAGCGTGACCAGTTCACCCGGTTGGTGCTGGCCAGCCGTGAGCGGTTGCAGGCGATTTATGCTGGGCCCTTGGATGATGCGCACAAGCGGGCGGCCAAGCAGGCGGAGTTTGAGCGTTTGCGCAGTGAGTACAAGCAGGTGCGGGACAGCCAGTGGAACGGCGACAAGCGCTATGACGCCTGGATCTATGCGCCGTTGAGTAATGCCAAGTTGTTGCCGTTCGGGCTTTATGACCAGTGGGTCCCGGCGTTTGCGGCTTTATTCAGAGAGATGGGTGGGGATTGGGGGCGGTTCTATAAGCGGGTCGAGCAGCTTGGCCGGTTGCCGGCTGTCGAGAGGAAAGCGGTGTTGCAGCGGTTGATGTGA
- a CDS encoding DUF1161 domain-containing protein, with protein MIRVAIAVLASLMATSALAAVKPCEELKAEIEAKIQAQGVTSYTLEIVPNSEVKDQNMIVGTCDGGTKKIIYQKNDR; from the coding sequence ATGATTCGCGTAGCAATCGCCGTGCTGGCTTCGCTTATGGCCACTTCTGCATTGGCGGCGGTGAAACCGTGCGAAGAACTCAAGGCCGAGATCGAAGCCAAGATCCAGGCCCAGGGTGTGACGTCCTACACTCTGGAAATCGTGCCCAACAGTGAGGTCAAGGATCAGAACATGATCGTCGGCACCTGTGATGGCGGGACGAAGAAGATCATTTACCAGAAGAACGACCGTTGA
- a CDS encoding OsmC family protein, with product MKKTASAIWQGGLKDGKGLLSTESGALKQNPYGFNTRFEGSPGTNPEELIGAAHAGCFSMALSMMLGEAGFTADRIDTIAEVTLDKQPDGFAITAVHLILKAKVPGASEAQFLEIANKAKAGCPVSKVLNAKISLDAALVG from the coding sequence ATGAAAAAGACAGCATCGGCGATCTGGCAAGGTGGCCTGAAGGATGGCAAAGGCCTGCTTTCCACCGAAAGCGGCGCACTCAAGCAGAACCCCTACGGTTTCAACACTCGTTTCGAGGGATCGCCCGGGACCAACCCGGAAGAGCTGATCGGCGCGGCCCATGCCGGCTGCTTCTCGATGGCGCTGTCGATGATGCTCGGTGAGGCAGGGTTCACCGCAGACCGCATCGATACCATTGCCGAAGTCACGCTGGACAAACAGCCCGACGGCTTTGCCATCACCGCCGTGCACCTGATCCTCAAGGCGAAGGTGCCGGGGGCCAGCGAGGCGCAGTTCCTCGAAATCGCCAACAAGGCCAAGGCCGGTTGCCCGGTGTCGAAGGTGCTCAACGCGAAGATCAGCCTGGACGCTGCCTTGGTGGGCTAG
- a CDS encoding LLM class flavin-dependent oxidoreductase — MTQLRDLKISTLDLVPVRADKGPAQSLHNSLDLARHVERFGYNRFWVAEHHNMDGIASSATSVLIGYLAGGTSTIRVGSGGIMLPNHAPLVIAEQFGTLASLYPGRIDLGLGRAPGSDQMTAYALRRDRAGSADDFPDDVEELSRYLGPRTDDQKVIAVPGHDTDVPLWLLGSSLFSAQLAGMRGMPYAFASHFAPRYMHEAIRIYRDHFKPSTTLDKPYVMLGIPMVVAETDEKAEYLATSVYQRILALIRGQSLMQKPPVPSMDGLWLPHERDAVGSFLGLAMIGSPQKVRAKVEVLLEQTGADELIFTCDLYEHADRIRSYELMAQALKAE, encoded by the coding sequence ATGACGCAGCTGCGTGACCTGAAAATTTCCACCCTCGACCTGGTGCCGGTGCGCGCCGACAAAGGCCCGGCGCAATCGCTGCACAACTCGCTGGACCTGGCCCGCCATGTCGAGCGGTTTGGCTACAACCGCTTCTGGGTTGCCGAACACCACAATATGGACGGCATCGCCAGCTCGGCCACCTCGGTACTGATCGGCTACCTGGCCGGTGGTACGTCGACCATTCGCGTCGGCTCCGGCGGCATCATGCTGCCCAACCATGCGCCGCTGGTGATCGCCGAGCAGTTCGGCACATTGGCCAGCCTGTATCCGGGGCGTATCGACCTGGGTTTGGGCCGCGCGCCTGGCTCCGACCAGATGACCGCCTACGCCCTGCGCCGTGACCGCGCCGGCAGCGCCGATGACTTTCCGGATGATGTCGAGGAGCTGTCGCGCTACCTCGGCCCACGCACCGATGATCAAAAAGTGATCGCCGTACCCGGCCACGACACTGACGTGCCCCTGTGGCTGCTCGGTTCCAGCCTGTTCAGCGCCCAACTGGCCGGCATGCGCGGCATGCCGTACGCCTTTGCCTCGCACTTCGCCCCGCGCTACATGCATGAGGCGATCCGCATCTATCGCGACCATTTCAAGCCGTCCACCACGCTGGACAAGCCCTACGTGATGCTGGGAATTCCGATGGTGGTGGCGGAAACCGACGAAAAGGCCGAATACCTGGCGACCTCGGTGTACCAGCGCATTCTGGCGCTGATCCGTGGCCAGAGCCTGATGCAAAAGCCGCCTGTGCCGAGCATGGACGGGCTATGGCTGCCCCATGAGCGCGATGCCGTGGGGAGTTTCCTGGGCCTGGCGATGATAGGCAGCCCGCAGAAGGTACGAGCCAAGGTGGAAGTGCTGCTGGAGCAGACCGGAGCGGATGAGCTGATCTTTACCTGTGATCTGTATGAGCATGCGGACCGGATTCGGTCCTATGAGCTGATGGCGCAGGCCCTGAAGGCCGAGTGA
- a CDS encoding DUF1161 domain-containing protein, which produces MKKLLLAVGLMVLAGGAMAAGKPCEELKAEIASKLDAKGVKGYKLEIVNKGEPAGKVIGTCEGGSKEIVYRRG; this is translated from the coding sequence ATGAAGAAACTGTTGCTGGCGGTGGGTTTGATGGTGCTGGCCGGTGGGGCGATGGCTGCCGGCAAACCCTGCGAGGAGCTTAAGGCCGAGATCGCCTCGAAGCTCGATGCCAAGGGTGTGAAGGGCTACAAGCTGGAAATCGTCAACAAGGGCGAACCGGCTGGCAAAGTGATTGGTACCTGTGAGGGCGGTAGCAAGGAGATTGTCTACCGCCGTGGTTGA
- a CDS encoding dodecin gives MTDHHTYKKIELVGSSHTSIEEAINNALAEAGKSIKHLEWFEVVDTRGHIRDNKAAHFQVTLKVGFRIANS, from the coding sequence ATGACCGATCATCACACGTACAAGAAGATCGAGCTGGTGGGTTCGTCCCACACCAGCATCGAAGAAGCGATCAACAATGCCCTGGCCGAAGCCGGCAAGAGCATCAAGCACCTGGAGTGGTTCGAAGTGGTCGATACCCGTGGCCATATCCGCGACAACAAGGCGGCGCACTTTCAGGTCACGCTGAAGGTTGGCTTCCGTATCGCCAACAGCTGA
- a CDS encoding DUF883 family protein — MHRNSLRKTSLESMEAEIESLLKSLENLKHDASEETQKSVKAMRSNAESALRHSRSLISDAYEEVKERTRQTGIATRDYAQEHPYTTAGVAIGALGLLAAYLLCKRN, encoded by the coding sequence ATGCACCGCAACTCGCTGCGTAAAACGTCCCTGGAAAGCATGGAAGCGGAGATCGAAAGCCTCCTGAAAAGCCTGGAGAACCTGAAGCACGATGCCTCCGAGGAAACCCAGAAGTCAGTGAAGGCGATGCGCAGCAACGCCGAAAGCGCGCTGCGCCATTCGCGCAGCCTGATCAGCGATGCCTATGAGGAAGTAAAAGAGCGCACCCGCCAGACCGGCATCGCCACCCGCGATTACGCCCAGGAGCACCCGTACACCACCGCAGGCGTTGCCATTGGCGCGCTGGGCCTGCTGGCGGCATACCTGCTGTGCAAGCGCAACTAA
- a CDS encoding LysR family transcriptional regulator encodes MAHDLPPLNALRAFEATARLNSVSQAAEALHVTHGAVSRQIKVLEEHLGVALFVKDGRGIKLTDAGTRLRDASGEAFDRLRSVCAELSRDVSEAPFVLGCSGSLLARWFIPRLGRLKADLPELRLHLSAGEGDLDPRRPGLDALLVYAEPPWPADMQVHVLAQERIGPVLSPHFAGFDRLQAAPAKALLDEALLHTTSRPQAWPTWATEQGLEAGSLQYGQAFEHLYYLLEAAVAGLGVAIAPQPLVADDLRAGRLSAPWGFSPTPAALALWVPRRAADGRAEQLAQWLRAELARQSA; translated from the coding sequence ATGGCTCACGACCTCCCTCCCCTCAATGCCCTGCGGGCCTTCGAGGCCACTGCCAGGCTCAACAGCGTCAGCCAGGCGGCCGAAGCGCTGCATGTCACCCATGGCGCGGTCAGCCGGCAGATCAAGGTGCTTGAAGAGCACCTGGGCGTGGCCCTGTTCGTCAAGGACGGGCGCGGCATCAAACTCACAGATGCCGGCACTCGTCTGCGTGACGCCAGCGGCGAGGCGTTCGACCGCCTGCGCAGTGTGTGCGCCGAGTTGAGCCGGGATGTGAGCGAGGCGCCGTTCGTGCTGGGGTGTTCCGGCAGCCTGCTGGCGCGTTGGTTCATCCCCCGGTTGGGGCGCTTGAAGGCTGACCTGCCCGAACTGCGCCTGCACCTGTCAGCGGGTGAAGGCGACCTCGACCCGCGCCGGCCCGGGCTGGATGCGTTGCTGGTGTATGCCGAACCGCCATGGCCTGCGGACATGCAGGTCCACGTGCTGGCGCAAGAGCGTATCGGCCCGGTGCTGAGCCCGCACTTCGCCGGCTTCGACCGCTTGCAGGCAGCCCCCGCCAAGGCCCTGCTGGACGAAGCCCTGCTGCACACCACCTCACGCCCGCAGGCTTGGCCAACCTGGGCGACAGAACAAGGGTTGGAGGCAGGCTCATTGCAGTACGGCCAGGCGTTCGAGCATCTGTATTACTTGTTGGAGGCCGCAGTTGCCGGCCTGGGTGTCGCGATCGCGCCACAACCCCTGGTTGCCGACGACTTGCGAGCGGGGCGCCTGAGTGCGCCGTGGGGCTTTTCGCCGACCCCTGCCGCACTGGCGTTGTGGGTGCCTCGACGCGCCGCAGACGGGCGCGCCGAGCAACTGGCGCAGTGGCTACGCGCCGAGCTGGCCAGGCAGAGCGCTTAG
- the trpB gene encoding tryptophan synthase subunit beta codes for MTQSQYRPGPDANGLFGSFGGRYVAETLMPLVLDLAREYEAAKADPKFLEELAYFQRDYIGRPNPLYFAERLTEHCGGAKIFFKREELNHTGAHKVNNCIGQVLLAKRMGKKRLIAETGAGMHGVATATVAARFGLPCVIYMGATDIERQQANVFRMKLLGAEIVPVTAGTGTLKDAMNEALRDWVTNVDDTFYLIGTVAGPHPYPAMVRDFQSIIGKETRAQLQEKEGRLPDSLIACVGGGSNAMGLFHEFLEEPSVQIIGVEAGGHGVHTDKHAASLNGGVPGVLHGNRTYLLQDEDGQITDAHSISAGLDYPGIGPEHAYLHEVKRVEYVSITDDEALDAFHATCRLEGIIPALESSHALAEAIKRAPNLPKDHLMVICLSGRGDKDMQTVMNHMAAQEKQA; via the coding sequence ATGACCCAGTCCCAATACCGTCCCGGCCCCGACGCCAATGGCCTGTTCGGCTCGTTCGGCGGCCGCTACGTGGCCGAAACCCTGATGCCGCTGGTGCTGGACCTGGCCCGCGAATACGAAGCAGCCAAGGCCGACCCCAAGTTCCTCGAAGAACTGGCCTACTTCCAGCGCGACTACATCGGCCGCCCGAACCCGCTGTACTTCGCCGAGCGCCTGACCGAACACTGCGGCGGCGCGAAAATCTTCTTCAAGCGTGAAGAGCTCAACCACACCGGCGCGCACAAGGTGAACAACTGCATCGGCCAGGTGCTGCTGGCCAAGCGCATGGGCAAGAAGCGCCTGATCGCTGAAACCGGCGCCGGCATGCACGGCGTGGCCACCGCCACTGTCGCTGCGCGCTTCGGCCTGCCTTGCGTGATCTATATGGGCGCCACCGACATCGAACGCCAGCAGGCCAACGTGTTCCGCATGAAGCTGCTGGGCGCCGAGATCGTCCCGGTCACTGCCGGCACCGGCACCCTGAAAGACGCCATGAACGAAGCCCTGCGCGACTGGGTCACCAACGTCGACGACACCTTCTACCTGATCGGCACCGTGGCCGGCCCGCACCCGTACCCGGCGATGGTCCGCGACTTCCAGTCGATCATCGGCAAAGAAACCCGCGCCCAGTTGCAAGAAAAGGAAGGCCGCCTGCCAGACAGCCTTATCGCCTGCGTCGGCGGTGGCTCCAACGCCATGGGCCTGTTCCATGAGTTCCTCGAAGAACCGAGCGTGCAGATCATCGGCGTCGAAGCTGGCGGCCACGGCGTGCACACCGACAAGCACGCTGCCAGCCTGAACGGCGGCGTACCGGGCGTGCTGCACGGCAACCGCACCTACCTGCTGCAGGACGAAGACGGCCAGATCACCGACGCCCACTCGATTTCCGCCGGCCTCGACTACCCGGGCATTGGCCCCGAGCACGCCTACCTGCACGAAGTGAAGCGCGTCGAGTACGTCAGCATCACCGATGACGAAGCACTGGATGCGTTCCACGCCACCTGCCGCCTGGAAGGTATCATCCCGGCCCTGGAAAGCTCCCACGCCCTGGCCGAAGCGATCAAGCGCGCACCGAACCTGCCCAAGGACCACCTGATGGTGATCTGCCTGTCCGGCCGCGGCGACAAAGACATGCAAACCGTGATGAACCACATGGCAGCCCAGGAGAAACAGGCATGA
- the trpA gene encoding tryptophan synthase subunit alpha, with protein sequence MSRLEQRFAELKAEGRSALVTFVTAGDPGYDASLQILKGLPAAGADVIELGMPFTDPMADGVAIQLATLRALEAGQTLAKTLQMVREFRVDNHTTPIVLMGYYNPIHRFGVDKFVAEAKQAGVDGLIIVDLPPEHDAELATPAQAAGIDFIRLTTPTTDDARLPRVLERSSGFVYYVSVAGVTGAGSATTEHVTEAIARLRRHTDLPISVGFGIRTPEQAAAIARLADGVVVGSALVDKIAQAKDAGQAVSDVLSLCSALAEGVRGARR encoded by the coding sequence ATGAGCCGTCTTGAACAACGCTTCGCCGAACTGAAGGCCGAAGGCCGCTCCGCGCTGGTCACCTTCGTCACCGCTGGCGACCCGGGCTATGACGCTTCGCTGCAGATCCTCAAGGGCCTGCCGGCAGCCGGCGCCGATGTGATCGAACTGGGCATGCCGTTCACCGACCCGATGGCCGATGGCGTGGCTATCCAGCTCGCCACCCTGCGCGCCCTGGAAGCCGGCCAGACCCTGGCCAAGACCCTGCAGATGGTTCGCGAATTCCGTGTGGATAACCACACCACGCCAATCGTGCTGATGGGTTACTACAACCCGATCCACCGCTTCGGTGTGGATAAGTTCGTTGCCGAAGCCAAGCAAGCAGGCGTCGATGGCTTGATCATCGTTGACCTGCCGCCAGAGCACGACGCCGAGCTGGCCACCCCGGCCCAGGCTGCAGGCATCGACTTCATCCGCCTGACCACCCCGACCACCGACGATGCGCGCCTGCCGCGCGTACTGGAGCGCAGCTCCGGATTCGTCTATTACGTGTCGGTGGCGGGCGTGACCGGTGCCGGTTCCGCAACTACCGAGCACGTGACCGAGGCAATTGCCCGCCTGCGTCGGCATACCGACCTGCCGATCAGCGTTGGTTTCGGTATTCGTACACCGGAACAGGCCGCCGCCATCGCCCGCTTGGCCGATGGTGTGGTGGTGGGTTCGGCGCTGGTCGACAAGATTGCCCAGGCCAAGGATGCCGGTCAGGCAGTGAGCGATGTATTGAGCCTGTGCTCGGCACTGGCTGAAGGCGTGCGCGGCGCCCGCCGCTAA
- a CDS encoding DOPA 4,5-dioxygenase family protein: MQRIKGYHAHVYYDASTIEQARELCEEAARLFPVTMGRMHQKPVGPHPDWSCQLAFEPEFVGVVLPWLALYRKGLVVFLHPLTGDELADHRDHAIWMGAVRPLKLSIFGG; this comes from the coding sequence GTGCAGAGGATCAAGGGTTACCACGCCCACGTGTACTACGACGCATCCACTATCGAGCAGGCCCGTGAGCTTTGCGAGGAAGCGGCGCGGCTGTTTCCCGTGACCATGGGGCGCATGCACCAGAAACCGGTCGGACCGCACCCGGACTGGAGCTGTCAGCTGGCTTTCGAGCCGGAGTTCGTGGGGGTGGTGTTGCCTTGGTTGGCGCTGTATCGGAAGGGCTTGGTGGTGTTTCTACATCCGCTGACCGGGGATGAGCTGGCGGATCACCGGGATCATGCAATCTGGATGGGGGCTGTGCGGCCTTTGAAGCTGTCGATCTTCGGAGGGTAG
- a CDS encoding NAD(P)H-binding protein has product MKNAETPVFKLVLFGAESSLGNALMSELLARQHEVIAVVADLNRHAPRPGLHFKIGGLDDADQAEQGAAGGSAVISLLAPGDLAAQARASEALLAGLARTTIRRLLLVGDFDVLNVPGKYSEVEREWVDQVVDGLQRSTLRWTLINMPPALAEEGLARVAAGMVDMLELDLHRGEHLNFVV; this is encoded by the coding sequence GTGAAAAATGCCGAAACCCCAGTGTTCAAACTGGTGTTGTTCGGGGCTGAAAGCAGCCTGGGCAATGCCCTGATGAGCGAGCTGCTGGCGCGCCAGCACGAGGTCATTGCGGTGGTCGCCGACCTCAACCGCCATGCGCCACGCCCTGGCCTGCATTTCAAGATAGGCGGGCTGGACGATGCCGACCAGGCGGAGCAGGGTGCGGCAGGGGGCTCGGCGGTGATTTCCTTGCTGGCGCCGGGTGATCTGGCGGCGCAGGCGCGGGCGAGCGAAGCGCTGCTGGCCGGGCTGGCCCGCACGACTATACGCCGGCTGTTGCTGGTGGGCGATTTCGATGTGCTGAATGTGCCAGGGAAGTACAGCGAGGTAGAGCGGGAATGGGTTGATCAGGTGGTCGACGGGCTGCAGCGCAGTACATTGCGCTGGACGCTGATCAACATGCCGCCAGCGCTTGCCGAAGAGGGCTTGGCACGTGTAGCAGCGGGGATGGTGGATATGCTGGAACTGGACCTGCACCGGGGCGAGCATCTGAACTTCGTGGTCTAG
- a CDS encoding choline sulfate utilization transcriptional regulator, whose amino-acid sequence MFDHLAELSLDALRVFEAAARLRGFTAAALELGTTQPAVSQQVKRLEAQLGTRLFDRIYRGIELTEAGQLLFEQVHQGLQAMDDGIAQASGRGQREVLQVATDFAFAAFWLMPRLQRFHEAYPQVDVSLVTGERSQGMLRPDIDVAVLFGDGRFHQGESRWLFDEEVFPVCSPRLIHGKPLSAVALQRLPLLHLRGEQASRWFDWAGVFRGFGVASPPPPGQLRFDNYTLLIQAAIAGQGVAIGWGHLVDGLVEQGLLCRPLEGSLRSARGYYVVLPPRKRRGALIERFVDWLEQERSL is encoded by the coding sequence ATGTTTGATCACCTTGCCGAGTTGTCGCTGGATGCGTTGCGCGTATTCGAGGCTGCGGCCCGTTTGCGTGGCTTTACCGCAGCGGCATTGGAGCTGGGTACCACTCAGCCTGCGGTGAGCCAGCAGGTGAAGCGCCTGGAGGCGCAGCTGGGCACGCGCCTGTTCGACCGGATCTACCGTGGCATCGAGCTGACCGAGGCGGGCCAGCTGCTGTTCGAGCAGGTGCACCAAGGTCTGCAGGCGATGGATGACGGCATTGCCCAGGCCAGTGGTCGCGGCCAGCGTGAAGTGCTGCAGGTGGCCACCGACTTTGCCTTCGCGGCGTTCTGGCTGATGCCACGGCTGCAGCGCTTCCACGAGGCTTATCCACAGGTGGACGTGAGCCTGGTGACCGGTGAGCGCAGCCAGGGGATGCTGCGCCCGGATATCGATGTGGCGGTGCTGTTTGGGGATGGGCGCTTCCATCAGGGCGAGAGCCGGTGGCTGTTCGACGAGGAGGTTTTTCCGGTTTGCAGCCCGCGGCTGATTCATGGCAAACCGTTGTCAGCCGTGGCTTTGCAACGATTGCCGTTGCTCCATTTGCGCGGTGAGCAGGCTAGCCGCTGGTTTGACTGGGCGGGGGTTTTTCGCGGGTTTGGCGTGGCCAGCCCACCTCCGCCGGGGCAGCTGCGATTCGATAACTACACCTTGTTGATTCAGGCGGCGATTGCCGGGCAAGGGGTGGCGATTGGCTGGGGGCACCTGGTGGATGGACTGGTTGAGCAGGGGTTGCTGTGCCGGCCGCTGGAGGGCAGTTTGCGCTCGGCGCGGGGCTATTACGTGGTGCTGCCGCCGCGCAAGCGGCGTGGGGCGTTGATCGAGCGGTTTGTGGATTGGCTGGAGCAAGAACGCAGCCTGTAA